GCCCATCGGCGATTACCGGCGATCCGCGATGGCGATTCCGGTAAACACTTTCCTGATAAATTTCCTCACCGGTGGTTGCGTCGAGACAAATTAAAATACCGTTTTCCCGGCAAATATAAACCAGACCGTCAAACACCAGCGGGGAAGGGACATCCGAAGTGTTTTGCGGCAATTTCCAGTGATAGAATTTTTCTGCTCCGGTAATATTTCCTACGGCTCCGTGCGGATTCAATCCCAAAACCGGACCGTTTTTTCCGGACGGCACGACTCTTAATCCTGCCGCAGTTACCGGCGTCGCCACAAATCGCAAATTGGGATTATAACTGCCGGATTGCTGCAAACCACCGCATCGCCACAATTCTTCCCCGGAATCGGGGTTGTGGGCAACTACATAATCTGCGCCGTGTGTAATCAATTGCGTCAGCCCGTTGTGCCGGTACATCACCGGTGACGCATAAGAATGCAAACATTCCGATCGTGCGTCCGTAGCCCGGTTTTGTTTCCAGATTTCGTCACCGGTTGATTTGTCCAGTGCGAGCACCAGTTGGGCATTTTCGTGGAGGAGTTGCAAATACAACCGGTCGCCATCCAGCAATGGCGAAGTCGCAAATCCCCAATAGGTATTGAATTCGCCATAACGGTTTTCCAGATTTGTTTCCCAAACCAGTTCGCCATCGAGCGAGAAACAAACCAGTTCGCCGGTGCCCAAAAATGCCCACACATGTTTACCATCCGTTACCGGCGATGGCGCGGTGGCGTTGCTTTCGCCCTGCCGGATATCGCGATTATTTTGCCCGATCACCCGTTGCCACAACTTTTTGCCATCTGTGCGGATAGCCATCAGCAAGCTGTTACCGCCGGATTCGGATGTTAAAAAAATACGCTCCCCCCAAATTACCGGCGTTGACGGTGCCGGACCGGGTAACGCAAATCGCCAAATAACATTGGTTTCACGGTCCCATTTTATCGGTGCATTTTCGGCAGAACCGATGCCGTTCATTTGCGATCCGCGCCACTGCGGCCAATTTTCTGCCGCAGCCGGAACAGCGAAAAAACAGCACAGCAAAAGCGTTGCAGACCAACAAAAAATAGTATTGGAATATGATGATTTTGACATTGTCTTCACCAATCATTTGTTTGACATTGCTGAGACATTTTAATAGATTAACTGGCTATGAGCAAAATAAATGTTGTTTCGGAGATCTTTATGAAAAAAGCAGTCATTATCGTGTCACTTTTTCTGATTTCAGCAGTTCTTTTTCTGGCGTTTCAGACAGAGAAAGATAGCAGAGAATTTGTCAAAGTTATGGATAAATCGTTCCAAAAACCAGTAAATAGCTGGCAGATGTTTGACGGTCCATCTCCGCTGATTTTTCGGGCGGATGCAAATGGTTTTCATCGTGAAAATATTGATGGCGCAATGGCGGAAATGGCAGCCGGAAATTTGCCGAATCCGCTGTTTTCGCCGAATGGAAAATATGTGGCGTCGATTGCATCGGACGCAAATCCGACCCGCGAAGATCAGGAAAATGAGTGGCAGTTGCGTATTTTTGATGATCAATTTGAGCTGATTTCCCAAATCAAGCTGCCGCGATATCTCGACGAAAATGCGCCGGCGATGGCGATTTCCAATCGTGATGGTAGTGTGATCACCGGACGTCCGGCAACCGGCGAGTTGCGGTTTCTGTCGCCAAGTGGCGAAATACAGCGAGAAATAACGCTTTTTGCCGATGCAGATTTCGATTTGGAACGATCGCTGATTTTGCGCATCAGCGCAGACGGGCAAAAAATTGCAGTGCTGGCAACCAAACGCGGCGCGGCTCCGGCAGACAGCAACGCGCCAAATCCCGATGGCGAGCCGCATCTGATTATTTTTTCCGCCAGCGGCGATGAACTTTCGCGCACCCGCTTGCCCGGATTTGCAGCCAATCAATTGCGCATCAACCCCGTCGGCGATCAATTTTTGGTGAACGGATACACGGTTCACCAAACCAGCGGAGCAATCGAACGCTATGCATCATTATATAATGAAAATGGCGAAGCTGTGTGGCAGAGTGATATTCTTTTCAAACATGCGGCTTTTTCTGAAAATGGCGCAAATCTGATTTTGTCGGATAATCAGCGGGTTTTGACTGTCGACATTTCAGCGAATGCGCAACTTTGGCAGGCAGAATTTGCACCGGAAAACGGAATGATTTCTGCCGTTTCCATCGCCAATAGCGGCGATGCCGCGGTGCTGGTTGCCAAAAACGAATTTCGCGATGGCATTTTTCTGTTCGAGCAGCCACAGCTTCAAATCCGCAATCGCAACGGCGAGGTGTTGCAACAATTTGATTTTTCTCAACACAGTTTTGAGCATCCGGGTTTAGCACTTTCGCCAAACGGCGATGTGTTGAAAATCGGATTTCGGCATTCATTTCAGATGTATCGGAAAACATTATGAGAGCAATGACTAAATATTTGATTTTATTGATGATGGCTGCTGTGATTCCGGCAGTTGCCCAAACCCAGTTTCCGTGGCCGGTAACACCGTTTAATTCATCGCAATTGATTACCGGCAGCTTTTGCGAATACCGCAGCACCAGCGTAAACGGACATTTTCACAATGGCACGGATATTCCTAAAGCCGACGGATCGCCTGTTTATGCCTGCAAAAACGGCAACGTGAGCACCATCGACGGCAACGCCGGGTCGAACTCGTATGTCCGGGTGAACGATTTGGCGTATGTGCACATCATCCCGAATCCGGCGCTGTCGGTTGGCGATCCGGTAATTGCATCGCAAACGATTGTCGGGACTATTTATCCGGGGCAGGGGCATGTGCATTTGACTAACGGATTTTCCGGTGCAGAAAAAATCAGCATTTTGCCCAATTCCGGGCTCACGCCGTATGACGACCCGTGGTCGCCAATTATCCGATATGTGCTGTTTTATCAAAATAATACCAGCAATTTGCTGGGCGGAAATGTGCTCAGCGGTCCGGTGGATATCGTTGTGAAAGTGGACGAACGCAATGGACCGAACGGCAGTTCGTCATCTGTGTTGAACAATGGCACCTATAAAATCGGCTACAAGGTGTTCAGCGCAGATACGTCCACCGTTGTTTTTGAGCCGCCGAATAACGGGCTTCGTTTCCAGTTTGATACCAAACCGAGCAATTCGGTGGTTAACACTGTTTTTTATCGCCCGCTTTCCAGCACATCCAGCCATGTGTATCAGGTGACCAACAACGTGAACAGCGATAATTTCTGGAATACCGCCAACCACGCACCCGGCGAATATGTGGTGATGGTTTTTACAGAAGATACCCGTTTTAACACAGACACGATGTATGTGCCCGTAACTATTGAAGAACAAGATGTTACGGCACCGGCACAGCCGCAAATGCGACTGGTTTCCGAAGCTGTAAACGGCATGCGGATTTTTTGGCAAGCCAATACCGAAACGGATTTACTGGGTTACCGGCTCTATTTTAGCTTCGATAATCAAACCTGGAATTTGTTTCGCGGGGAGAACGTTCTCACCGATGTTGTTAACGATACTATCATTCCGCAAATTCTCAATCGCGATGTGTTTTTCCGGTTGAGTGCCGTGGATGACGCGCCCGTGCCCAACGAAAGCGTTGTCACGGATGTTTACGGAATGAGCAACGGCAATTTCGATCACAAAGTGCTGATTGTCGATGGTTTTGATCGGCGAAACGGGTGGGGACAGCCGTTTCATCATTTTGTGTTTACCACCGGCGTGATGCTCAAAGATTTTGGCATCAGCTTCGACAGCGCGCCGAATGAATCCGTTTTGGACGGCACTGTTGATCTGTCCGCGTACGAAGCAGTATTTTGGATCAGCGGCGATGAGGCAGAAGTTGACGAGTCATTCAGCGCAGACGAACAGAATTTGATTCGCAATTATGTGACCAACGGCGGATATCTTTTCGCGAGCGGTTCGGAAATCGCATGGGATTTGGCTGCTTCGGACAGCGCAACAGCTGCGGATAGCATGTTTCTCGCGGAAATTCTGAAAGCGGAATTTGTCACCGACGATGCCGATCAAACCGTTGCCGATGGCGTCAGCGGCAGTATTTTTGATGGCATTTCGCTCAATTTCGGATTATCGCCATATCAGGTGAGCGCGCCGGATGTTATTGCGCCGGTGAACGGCGTCAGCGCCAGCTTGATATACGGTAACGGTGATGTTGCAGCCATCCAATACAGCGGCACCGGGAAAGTGGTTTATCTCGCCTTCCCGTTCGAAACAATCGCAACCGCAGATGACCGAACCGAAATTATGGCACGGGTGGCGGAATTCTTTTTCGGCATCACCGGCATCGATGAACCGGATGCCTCAACCGAAACTGTTCGTGAATTTGCCCTGCTACCAAATTACCCGAATCCGTTCAATCCTTCAACCACATTGCAATTTGCGCTGCCGCAATCCGCAACTGTTGAATTGACCATTTTCAACGCGATCGGGCAACAGGTTCGCAAATTACTGAATGAAGCAAAAACACCGGGAAACCACACGGTTGTGTGGGATGGTCGCGATGACAGCGGGAATCAACTGAGCAGTGGTGTGTTTTTCGCGCGATTTGCGGCAAAAAATCAACAATCCGGCGCCGCATATCAGGAAACGCGAAAATTGTTATTGATGAAATAGCTTGGCCAAAATAGAAACCATTTTCATTTGCCGGGCGTTTTTACCCGTTGAGGATTGTTTTAATTGACATCAAATAAGTATGTGTTACCAGCAAAAAGGGAAGTTGCAATTCATGAAATTATTTCAAAAAATCATCGCTCTCGTGATTGTTTTTAGCATAAATGTGCTCATTGCGCAGGAAAAATTGCCGGAATTCCGAAGTATTCACCAATTCGAAAAAGAGAAATATAAGGATTACCAAATACCTGAAAAAGATCAGCTTAAGCCGTTTGTTGGAAAGCCGCGACCGTTGCAGGCGCGCACCAATCCACCGAGCAAAGAGGTCTTTGGTTATCTACCCTATTGGGTTTACAATACCTACCCGAACCTGAATTATGATTTGCTGACAACCATAGCATATTTTGGCGCGGATGTTAACGCCAGCGGGAACATCACTAACGATCACAATTGGCCGGCAGCCGGATTAATCGACATGGCGCACGCCAACGGTGTCCGGGTGGTTTTGACGGTAATTTTATTCAACTCGTCAGAACTGGCAACATTGCTCAACAGCCCGACAAACCGGACAAATCTGGTGAACAATCTGCTGGCATCTGTTCAATCTGCCGGTGCGGATGGCGTGAGCATTGATTTCGAAGGCATCCCGTCGGGCCAGCGAAGCAACCTGACGGCATTCATGACAGAACTCACCGATGCGTTCCATTCGGCGATTCCCGGTTCATTTGTGACCATTTTTACGCCCGCAGTCGATTGGAACAGTGTTTTCGATTACAACGCGCTTGCCCAAATCACCGATGGATTGGTCATTCAGGGATACGATTATCATTATGGCGGCAGCAATTTTACGGGTCCGAACGCTCCGTTGATCGGTACCAGTTTGGGCATTTACAACATCACCTGGACAGTGAATGACTATCTCTCGAAAACCGGCGGCAATGCCGAGAAATTGATTCAAACCGTGCCGTTTTTCGGTTTCGATTGGCCAGCAGTAAGTAACCAAAAATATGCGGCAACAACGGGAAGTGGCACCAGCGTTTTTTACAGCGCCGCGTATGCCAACGCCCAAACATACGGTCGCCTTTGGGATGCCGAAACGCTGACGCCGTGGTATGTCTATCAGGATGGCTCACAGTGGCATCAGGGCTGGTACGATGACAGCCTGAGCATCGCCCTGAAATTCCAGTTTTTCAAAGATAAAAATTTGAAAGGCACAGGCATTTGGGCGTTGAGTTACGACGGTCAGCGACTGGAGTTGCAGGGTGCGCTGGCAGATGCGTTTGGCTCAACCGCACCGCCGCTTCGTCCGGCTGCGCTTAATATCAGCAACACCGGGAGTGGAGATGTGAAAGTGGCGGTTCAGGCTGCCAGCGGTGCAACCAGCTACGAAATTTATCGCAGTTCAGATGGCGTCAATTTTAACGATGGCACCAATTATCCGAGTTCTGCAAACGTGCTCACCACGCTTTCGACAGACACTACATATTTTTTCCGCGTTAGCGCGGTCAACGGAAATGGCGAAAGCAACCAGACCGAGATGTTGGGCGTTCGCCCCGATAACAACAACGCAGATGTGCTGGTTGTCAACGGTTTCGACCGGACCAGCGGCACGACAAACACATTTGATTTTATTCGCCAGTTTGCCCCATCTATCGTCAATGCGGGATATAGTTTTGACGCCTGCGCCAACGAAGCCATTCAGGAAGGTATCGTTTCTCTGGAAAATTACCCGATGGTCATCTGGATTTCCGGCGAAGAAGGCACCTCGGATGAGAGCTTCAGCAATTTGGAACAAAGCTTCGTTTCGGCGTATCTGGAATCGGGC
The window above is part of the Calditrichia bacterium genome. Proteins encoded here:
- a CDS encoding PQQ-like beta-propeller repeat protein, producing the protein MSKSSYSNTIFCWSATLLLCCFFAVPAAAENWPQWRGSQMNGIGSAENAPIKWDRETNVIWRFALPGPAPSTPVIWGERIFLTSESGGNSLLMAIRTDGKKLWQRVIGQNNRDIRQGESNATAPSPVTDGKHVWAFLGTGELVCFSLDGELVWETNLENRYGEFNTYWGFATSPLLDGDRLYLQLLHENAQLVLALDKSTGDEIWKQNRATDARSECLHSYASPVMYRHNGLTQLITHGADYVVAHNPDSGEELWRCGGLQQSGSYNPNLRFVATPVTAAGLRVVPSGKNGPVLGLNPHGAVGNITGAEKFYHWKLPQNTSDVPSPLVFDGLVYICRENGILICLDATTGEEIYQESVYRNRHRGSPVIADGRIYLSAYDGTVSVIKAGREYQLLAQNKMDERLSASPVFGNNILFLRTSEALYAISEMSE
- a CDS encoding T9SS type A sorting domain-containing protein, whose protein sequence is MKLFQKIIALVIVFSINVLIAQEKLPEFRSIHQFEKEKYKDYQIPEKDQLKPFVGKPRPLQARTNPPSKEVFGYLPYWVYNTYPNLNYDLLTTIAYFGADVNASGNITNDHNWPAAGLIDMAHANGVRVVLTVILFNSSELATLLNSPTNRTNLVNNLLASVQSAGADGVSIDFEGIPSGQRSNLTAFMTELTDAFHSAIPGSFVTIFTPAVDWNSVFDYNALAQITDGLVIQGYDYHYGGSNFTGPNAPLIGTSLGIYNITWTVNDYLSKTGGNAEKLIQTVPFFGFDWPAVSNQKYAATTGSGTSVFYSAAYANAQTYGRLWDAETLTPWYVYQDGSQWHQGWYDDSLSIALKFQFFKDKNLKGTGIWALSYDGQRLELQGALADAFGSTAPPLRPAALNISNTGSGDVKVAVQAASGATSYEIYRSSDGVNFNDGTNYPSSANVLTTLSTDTTYFFRVSAVNGNGESNQTEMLGVRPDNNNADVLVVNGFDRTSGTTNTFDFIRQFAPSIVNAGYSFDACANEAIQEGIVSLENYPMVIWISGEEGTSDESFSNLEQSFVSAYLESGGRLFISGSEIGYDLIAQGSSADQAFYNNFLKTQYVRDQVSTHSASAVSGGIFDGMGNFFFDDGNHGTYNVDYPDGINPRTGAQLCLSYTGFTPSTFGGAGVQYSGTFGNGTETGRLVYLGFPFETIYPESVRDELMHRVLTFLSDGVVGIEPVAGTSVPEHFSLAQNYPNPFNPETTIAFDISGNESADVQLNIFNLRGQLVRKLVSEKLSPGQYEVRWNAQNSSGQPVASGVYLYQLRVGDVIQVRKMQLIR